From a region of the Streptomyces sp. NBC_01454 genome:
- the murD gene encoding UDP-N-acetylmuramoyl-L-alanine--D-glutamate ligase, which produces MAGSEVTTHDPAGSPAGFAGQHITVAGLGVSGISAARALAGLGARVTVVDGGDGDKQRAAARELESENTTVRLGDGETLPEGTDLVVTSPGWKPDSPLFTAAAAAGVDVVGDVEIAWRLRGTVTGAPPAAWLAVTGTNGKTTTVRMLASILEAEGLHTTAVGNIGTPIIDVVLGQGKDGARPYDVLAVELSSYQLHWAPSLRAHSAVVLNLAPDHLDWHGSMAAYAADKGRIYEGNTVACVYNVADRATEDLVREADVEEGCRAIGFTLGAPAPSQLGVVEGLLVDRAFVADRQQQAQELAEVADIAPGSGTPAPHNIANALAAAALARAYGVRPAAVRDGLRAFHPEAHRIQHLADLDGVTYIDDSKATNTHAAEASLAAYPHIVWIAGGLAKGATFDELVQKSAARLRGVVLIGADRALIREALARHAPDVPVVDLDRTDTGAMSEAVREATRLAEPGDTVLLAPACASMDMFVNYNKRGEAFADAVGELTARDH; this is translated from the coding sequence TTGGCAGGCAGCGAAGTGACCACGCACGACCCGGCCGGCAGCCCCGCGGGGTTCGCCGGTCAGCACATCACCGTGGCCGGTCTGGGCGTGAGCGGCATCAGTGCCGCCCGCGCGCTGGCCGGCCTCGGCGCCCGCGTCACCGTCGTGGACGGCGGCGACGGGGACAAGCAGCGGGCGGCCGCGCGGGAGCTGGAGTCGGAGAACACCACCGTCCGCCTCGGCGACGGCGAGACCCTCCCCGAGGGCACCGACCTGGTCGTGACCTCGCCCGGCTGGAAGCCGGACAGCCCGCTGTTCACGGCGGCCGCCGCGGCCGGGGTGGACGTGGTCGGCGATGTGGAGATCGCCTGGCGGCTGCGCGGGACCGTCACGGGAGCGCCGCCCGCCGCCTGGCTCGCGGTCACCGGCACCAACGGCAAGACCACCACCGTGCGGATGCTGGCCTCGATCCTGGAAGCCGAGGGTCTGCACACCACGGCCGTCGGCAACATCGGCACCCCGATCATCGATGTCGTCCTCGGCCAGGGGAAGGACGGCGCGCGCCCCTACGACGTGCTCGCCGTCGAGCTCTCCAGCTACCAGCTGCACTGGGCGCCGTCCCTGCGCGCGCACTCCGCCGTGGTCCTCAACCTCGCCCCCGACCACCTCGACTGGCACGGCTCCATGGCGGCGTACGCCGCCGACAAGGGCCGGATCTACGAGGGCAACACCGTCGCCTGCGTCTACAACGTGGCCGACCGGGCGACCGAGGACCTGGTGCGCGAGGCCGACGTCGAGGAGGGCTGCCGCGCCATCGGCTTCACCCTCGGCGCCCCGGCCCCCTCCCAACTCGGCGTCGTCGAGGGCCTCCTCGTCGACCGCGCCTTCGTGGCGGACCGGCAGCAGCAGGCCCAGGAACTCGCCGAGGTCGCCGACATCGCCCCCGGCTCCGGGACGCCCGCCCCGCACAACATCGCCAACGCCCTCGCGGCGGCGGCGCTGGCCCGTGCCTACGGCGTCCGGCCGGCCGCCGTACGCGACGGACTGCGCGCCTTCCACCCGGAGGCTCACCGCATCCAGCACCTCGCGGACCTGGACGGCGTCACCTACATCGACGACTCCAAGGCCACCAACACCCACGCCGCCGAGGCGTCGTTGGCCGCGTACCCGCACATCGTGTGGATCGCCGGCGGCCTGGCCAAGGGCGCGACCTTCGACGAGCTGGTGCAGAAGTCCGCGGCCCGGCTGCGCGGGGTGGTGCTGATCGGCGCCGATCGGGCGCTGATTCGCGAAGCCCTGGCGCGACACGCCCCCGATGTCCCGGTGGTCGACCTCGACCGGACAGACACTGGGGCGATGTCCGAGGCGGTCCGGGAAGCGACCCGTCTGGCCGAGCCGGGCGACACCGTCCTGCTGGCCCCGGCCTGTGCCTCGATGGACATGTTCGTCAATTACAACAAGCGGGGCGAGGCCTTCGCCGACGCGGTCGGCGAGCTGACCGCACGGGATCACTAG